In the Planctomycetota bacterium genome, CTCAGCGATTACCGCTACGCGGACCTCAATCTGAATCCGGGTCTGACGGACGAGGATTTCAACCCCGAAAACCGGGAATATGGTTACCGGGTGTTTTGAGCGGTCCGACATAAGTTTTGTAAAGTGTGTGCGCGGCGGGTTCGCCGCCCCGCTTGTCCCTGTCCAGGTTGGACCCCTTTCGGGGCGGGGTGCTGGTCCCGGCGCGCCGGGACGCCCGCCAAGGCGGGCGGCGAACCCACCTCGCAAATGCAAGTGGGGGGCGCACGGGCACATCGGAGAAAACGCAACGTGTTCACGGGCATCGAGGCCATCCTGTTTGACTTCGGCAGGACGCTGGCGGAGTATGACTTGCCTAGTTGGCCGTCGGCGCTCGGCCGGTGCGTGGACGGCATTTACGGGTTCCTGGTGCGTCCGGCGGAAGAACTGGCGCCGCCTGCCGCCTCCATCCCTTCGCCCGAGATGGCCCACGCGGCACGGGGGGCGCTCCGGCCGGACCAACCCATGGCCCACCGGGTGGCGATGGGACTTCGGCGAGTCGTCCGGGCCGTCAGCGGACGCACCCTCCCTGCGATTGCCGAGGCGTGTGCCAGGCCCATCATGGCCACCGGGCGAATCTACGAGGACAGCCTGCCGACGCTCGAGGTCCTCCGGGTCCGGGGATATCGGATGGGCCTCGTGTCGAACACGCCCTGGGGCACGCCCCATTACCTTTGGGA is a window encoding:
- a CDS encoding HAD family hydrolase, which encodes MFTGIEAILFDFGRTLAEYDLPSWPSALGRCVDGIYGFLVRPAEELAPPAASIPSPEMAHAARGALRPDQPMAHRVAMGLRRVVRAVSGRTLPAIAEACARPIMATGRIYEDSLPTLEVLRVRGYRMGLVSNTPWGTPHYLWERQVEKFALAPLLEVCLFSSGVGYRKPHPAIFREALRRLGVRAEHALFVGDTPAEDIAGARAVGMRTVLITRGAVPEGAEACGADAIIPSLRALPALLPEQAQTLDRSG